Part of the Candidatus Brocadia sinica JPN1 genome, CTTACGGTTTGATTGAATGTGCCGTAGGGAACCATTCCGCCGATGCTCGTCCCAATGTCATGGATCAGGGGACCAGTCAATACCTTGACGTCTTTAACGAACAATCCTCTGATACCGGCGTTAAATAGGCGTGCCAGATTTATTGCATAATCGGCCGCCGTTATACTGTTTTCAGAACCATCCGTAGGGACAAGGATTAGCTTTATCATAAATGCGGAACCTCCGATTGTCTGGTTTTTGAAAAGTGTGTGCTAAAACAGGATTCTTTGTTCTCTTTAAGGCAGTAATCATTGAGAGCCGATGCGATTATTACCCAAGAGTACTGTTTTGTCAAGTTAAATATGAGGTTTGATACATACGAGATTTCAAATATCGGTACCCAATCGTTATTTTCGGATGTTCAATCATTTTAAAAAGTTAGAGCGTCCATAAAACTGCTCGTTAAAATTACTTGTATTGAAATTCGTAACTGAGGAATGCACTGCTTAATCAATAATGACGGATTTATTTTCACAATAAGCCGTGAAATACCCATGAGAATATTCAGTATTGTTAAATTATTTATATTAAATTATTTTGCTGGCTTGCCGATAATAGTAACGAAAAGTAACATCAATAATACGTCTGAAATGTGTTGATAGTCTCCTGGGGTTTAGCTCCTCCCGTTTATACCTCAAAGACTATCAATACATTTTGGATTTACACACTACGTCATAAAATAAAGTACAGCGCGAGCAGCGCTAGCGCGCCACCGAGAAAATATTGGGAAACATCTTTGATAATATTTTTCTTTTTGATTCCTACGATATTTTTGTGTCTTTCAATGACCTGCGCGAAAATGTGTTTGAGTTCGTTGCCTGTGGCATCATGCTGATAGGTCCCGCCTACCATTTCTGCAATTTCCCGTAAAAAAACAGGGTTGGGCTTGGTATAAATAGTTTCTTCTTCTTCCGTAAGCTCGTAACCTGTCACGTTCCCTTCCTTATCTCTTTTGGGTATAGGTGATGCCTTTTTCGGGTCTCCGATGCCAACGACATAAATAGCGATGTCCTTTCTCTCCAACAGTAGTTTTACGGCCTCTGCGACCTGACTGCGGGTAATGATTTGCTCTTCGCCATCTGTGAGGAGGATCATTACCTTTTTCGTATTTTCTTTGCTGAATGTATCCATAGCCAGGATAAACGCATTGCCAATATTCGTCCCGTAAGGCACAAATCGTACATAATTTTCATTGATCATATTCAATATGCGCAGGAAGACCCTTTCGTAATCATTGGTGGGATACGGCAGAAGTGAAAAAGCGCGGGCTGCAAATACCACCAGACCTACACGGTCACCCTCCAATCCCTGTACAAGGCGGGATATCTCCATCTTTGCGCGTTGGAGTCGGTTGGGTTTCACATCTTCTGCAAGCATGCTGATCGAGACGTCTAAGACGAAGACAATCTCCAACCCCTCTTTTTCATAATGATCCTGTGTTGTTTGCCATTTAGGCTGTAATACCACCATCCCGAGGGCACAGCAGGCAGCGCTCATACAAGTACCTTTCAGGAGGTTTCTGTGGATTTTAGGAATCTTGCTAAACCTGTTGACTAAACTTCTTTGACCAAAGGCCTTTAACCAGGCAGACTTTCTTTGGTAAAGGAATAAATACAAGAGAAAGATTAAACCGGCAAGGACATAAATGAGGATTTTATATTCTTCGTAATGAAAAAATAACATGGTAAAGGTGTTGGACACAGGGGTCAGGGAGGCATGTTTCTAACATCCGGCTTCTGATTACCCACTCCTGATTTCCTGGTATTTATGTGTTTGGTTACAGTTAAAATGCTCCACGATTCTCGTGTTCCCGGCAAGAAATTACCAGCGTATCTTCTGTTCCCCGCTATACTTGTATTTTGTGCCCCACGGAATGAGTTTTAAGGCTTCGATGCGGTCTTCCCGCTCCTGTTGCTCCGGGCTAAACATGGTATTAAACTGCTGTTCGCCCAATCTCATCCTTTCCAAGTTCTTCTTTGCCTGAAAATCATTGGCATCGATCTTCAATACCTCAGCATATTGCATGGCAGCGGTAGAAAAATCCATGTCAGTTGCGATTATGTTCGCGTTGTTATAAATTGCCCTTGCCTTTAATGTCGGGTCGCTTGTTTCCATGGCCTTTCGGTACTCTTCGCCCGCCTTTTTCTTGTTTTCCATGAGGGTATACAATACACCTTTATTATAGGCAACCACAGGATCTTCTTTTTCTAATTTCTCTATGATGCGGATTATTGCAAAATTTTGCAATTCCTGGATGGATGCCAGGGCATCTTTATATTTTCCCATTTTAATCTTCCCTTCAAGTACTGCAAGAACACGGTATTTTTTATAGTATCCGTAGCTATATAACACCAGCAAACAAGCAAGTGTCAGAAGAAATAGCTTTACAAGATTTTTTCCAGACATTGCATTCTCCTTTCAAGACTTCGCAGTGACAAACAAATCAGACTTTAGACTTTGGTTTCATTGTTGTGGTGGCTGCTGTTCAGTTTCCTGTAATAGCATCGTTTCTTCTTCGTTTGTCTGTTCCGGTTCACCCTGGTCTGGCCTGGCCTTTCGTTCTGCCTCTGCTTTGGCCTTGGCCGCTTCTTCTGCCGAGCGTTGTTTTTGTAAGCGTTTCTTTTCTGCTTCTCTTATGTCATATTCAAGTTCTTTGTTTAATTTATCCGGGTCTGTTTTTGTATCATCAACGTAAATTTGCCTGGAAGTCCTGAATTCAATGTTGACACGCTCACTGCCACAGCTGAAAAGCAACAACGGGAACAGACTACTCAACAGGATATACAATATGTGGCCATGAATATGCATAAAAACTCCCCTTTTAAGAAATCGTTGTTCCCAGGAGGCGTTGTATATTCTCAGCAGAAGGTTTCGTAATCACCCCTTTTTCGGTAATGATGGCCGTAATATTTTTTGCAGGGGTTACATCAAAGGCGGGATTAAAGACCTTGACCCCTTCGGGCGCAGTTTTTCTGCCGAATCCGTTGGTAATTTCTTCGGGTGAACGCTCTTCAATGGGAATATCATTTCCCGACTTTATACTTAAATCAAAGGTCGAAACAGGGGCTGCAACGTAAAAAGGAATTCCATGTTCCTTTGCCAGAATAGAGACACCGTAAGTGCCGATTTTATTGGCCGTGTCACCATTGGCGGCGATCCTGTCTGCTCCAACAATTACGCACTGCACCTTTCCCTGCTTCATCACATGCGCTGCCATGCTATCACATATCAGGGTAACATCAATGCCGGCATGCACGAGTTCCCAGGCGGTCAATCTTGCGCCTTGCAGCAGGGGACGCGTTTCGTCTGCATAGACCTTGATATGTTTGCCTTGTTCCTTGGCCTTAAACAGAACGGCTAACGCAGTGCCATAATCAGCAGTGGCTAAACCGCCTGCATTACAATGGGTTAAAATACCGTTACCGTCCTTAATAAGTTTTGCGCCATTCTCGCCAATCTGCCTGCAAATAACCTTATCTTCATTTTGTATTCTTATTGCTTCATGGAGGAGTGCATCTTTTATTTCCCGGACGGATTTGTTCTTGTTTTCCCGCGCAACACGCTCCATACGGGCAATTCCCCAAAAAAGATTGACTGCCGTTGGTCGTGCAGTGCTCAAATAGGACGTTACCTGTTTCAGTTCTTTTAAAAAGGTATCCGCATCCTTTGCACGTATGTCCTTAATTCCTAAGACCACACCCATTGCTGCTGCGATACCAATTGCCGGCGCACCTCTCACCATGAGTGTTTTAATTGCATGCCAGATACTTTTTATGTCCTCACAGTAAACGAATTTTAACTCGGTGGGCAACAAAGTTTGGTCGACCAATCGGATACGACCTTCAACATCTCCTTCCCATTCTATAGTTGGTAACGGCATTTCTTCTCCCTCATAGTATTCACGGTAAAATCTTCTTTTTATAAGCTTTTCGTAATTGCTACGTATTGTACGTTGCGGGTCATTACTTTGGATATTGAACTCTCAACTCATTACAACTCGTAACTTTCACCTTGGTTGCACTTGGGAGCATTCCCGATTTTTTGTAACTGTTCATGAGGTCAGGACGATACAACCCTGTCAGGGTTAACACTCTGCAACATTTCACCAAAACCAGCGGAAGTCACAAAAAATCGGGAATGCTCCCGTTGCACTTACAGTAATCCAAGTTCAGTCCGCGCTTCTTTATCCTTTTTTGCAACATCATCCGACAGTTTCTTTTTATACAGTACCATTTTTTGCCTTATTTTTGGATCGGACAGGCTCACTATCTGGATTGCTAATATTGCGGCATTCATAGCGCCGGATTTTCCAATAGCCATGGTAGATACAGGAATACCCGATGGCATCTGCACCATAGAAAGAAGTGAATCCAGCCCACCCAGCCCGGATGTCGGCATGGGTACACCAATGACAGGAATAGGGGTCAAACTCGCAACAACCCCGGCCAGATGTGCAGCTCCGCCCGCGCCTGCAATAATTACATCGTACTTCTCTTCCGCTTCTGTCGCATACGAGTGAGCTCTTTCTGGCGAGCGATGGGCTGAAATGATATTCACATCGAAATCCACATCAAATTCCTTCAGTATATTCATGGCCTCCTTCATTATCGTGAGGTCAGAATCGCTACCCATGACAATCCCAATCCTTTTTTTTGCCATCATCCCCCCTCTGGAAATGGTTTTTATATTAACAAAGAATTATATATTTGTGTAATAAAATTTGGGAAGAACACCGATAAGGTTTTTGTGGCACACCCGGTCTGTTTGCGCAAACGATTCAGGTAGGGGATACGGTGTGGTCTATTCAAGAGATAACGCACGGTGGCCGATATGCTGACATTTCCCCCCTCGGTTACCATATCTTCGCAAATCTCCATGTCTTCATCTACGCCATCAGAAATTGCACGCACGACAATAAAAGGAATTCCCATGGCATTAGCCCGTTCTCCTATCACAAACGATTCCATATCCACGGCTATCGCAGAAGTTTTGGTCCCGATATGTCTTTTGACTGAAGACTGATGGATTATCTTATGAACGGACAAGATATCTCCGCAATGTGATCTGAGATTATCTGCGCTGCTTAAGGCAACTGCAAGATCTGCAATGGATGTATCACAGGAAAGGGTTGAATCGATTTTGATTGTTTCTTCCCAGGTTTCCTGGGAAGAATACAGAACATGTTTTCCTATAACTAAATCCCCGATGCCGACTTCTGGCCTTACGCTGCCTGCAAAACCAGAAGAAACCATTAATTGTATCCTGAAGCATTTTGACAGGCGGTGTACTACATCCGATACATTTTTCCCTATGCCTGTCTGAACAAGGGTTATCGGAAAACCATGAAATTCTGCCTGATAGAATACGGCATGGGCATACCGAATCTTTTTTACGATATTTACTTGCGATTTTAGGGAGGCCATTTCCTGGCTTAATGCAAAAAATACTGCTATCATAAATCTTCCTGTCTGATAAGAAACGCATAAATGGAATCAAATTTAATTGAAATTTTCAATATAATTATGAAAAAGTTCTCGCCTGATCAATCACCAGACTACGGAAAACTCAACAGTGACCACTTAAATAATCCTTGACAGTATTATCTATTTGATATAGCATTTTGTGTTTACGTCTTTGCTCATTATTTTTTGCTTTGTTACAAAATGGAGTTTTCCCTATTATGAGGGTATCATTATCATTAGGTTCTTCTTTGACAAAATATCTGATTAAGAACAAGTTTTTATCCAGAGAACGGTTTCCACTGGTATTAATGTTAGAGATTACTCATTTATGCAATCTCGCTTGTGAGGGTTGCGGCCGCATACGGGAGTACCGGGAAACCATGCGGGAGATGTTAAGTCCTGAAGAGTGTATTCAGGCAGTGGAAGAATGTCCCGCACCTGTTGTCTCTGTTACAGGCGGCGAGCCACTGATGCACCCTGAGATTGATAAAATTATCCGTGGTATCCTGGATAAAAAAAGGCACATCTATTTGTGTACCAATGGCATCTTATTGGCAGATGCGATAAAAAAACTGAAGCCCAGTAAATATTTTAACATTAATGTTCACATCGATGGCCTTGCTGAAACACATGATGCTATTGCAGGGAAAGGGGTCTTTGATCGTGCAACCAGGGCTATTCGGGAGGCAAAACGGGCGGGATTTAATGTCTGCACAAACACAACCATATATAAGAATACCAGTGAAGATGAGATAGAGGAATTGTTTTCATTTCTGGAGGGGTTAGGTGTCGATGGTATGCTGGTTTCCCCTGGCTTTAGTTTTGAACACAACGAGAATGAGGTGTTCCTTTGCCGGAATGAGATACAGGAACGATTTGGATTCATTTATGGAATTTCAAAGAAATACAAGATACTGAACTCTCCCCTGTATTTAAAATTTTTAAAGGGGGAAAGGTACCTAAGGTGTACACCCTGGGGAAATCCAACCCGAAACTATTTAGGCTGGAAAAGCCCTTGTTACCTTATTACAGACACTCACTATAAAACCTTTGCTGAGTACATGGAAAATACGGATTGGGAGAAGTATCAGGAAGGCAATGACCCGCGTTGCGAAAATTGTATGATGCACTGCGGTTTTGAGCCCACAGTAGTGTTAGAAGGTGGAAAACGATTATCTGATATCATTGAAATGGCCAAATGGAGTTTCAGCTAGAGAAAATAATCACCTTAGCAACTCACGTGGTTGCGGAAGGAAGTGTTGCATCTATACACAGCGTCATTAATCAGATACGAATATGTCATTCCCGCGGAAGCGGGAATCCAGAAAAATACTGGATTCCGGGTCAAGCCCGGAATGACAGACAGTTGTAAACTTATGTCGCTATGTATAGTTGTCTCGTTTAATTATGTTACAGAGTCCTTGAACAGTCCTCTCTTCTGTAAACTCACCCTTACAGTATCTATTCAGCGTATATTCGCTCATAATTGCTATGAGCGAACAAAATCAGGCAATTCGCCATGAAATAGCATCTTTAATGCCTGTCTCAAATTTACCCCTTGTTTTCGACAAGTTGAGAGGTAGCTGCGAATGCGGCAAAAAATCCTGGCTCCCTCCAAAGAACGAAAGCAGCCCGATATTTTCTGCTGAACCTTTGTCATCCTGATGTCGTTTTCAGCCAAATTATTCGTAAAAGGGACGTTTTTATTGTCCATAAACCTCAGGACATCATCCTCATACTTTCGTAATCGTTCCAGAAGATTTCTGGCTTTTGTCCTTTTCACTCGCCCCCTTTTCCCCTTACGGTTTGTTTCATCAGGGGGAGGGCTTTCGGCTTCTGCGTTTTGCAATATCACCCGGTACCTGTGCCGATATTTTTCAGACTCATCGGCGCCCAACATTCCTCCGGCATCGCATGTTGCACGATTTATCTCTTCAAGCAAGGCCTTCATCTCTTTCGCCCACTGCTGCTTATTGTCCTCTTCCCACACACCCTCTAATTCTCTCAGGTGGTGCGCATTACAGAGCGCGTGCGTACAGGGATAGGTGTAATACGCCTTCAAATGGTCGTGACAAAGAATCCCACGAAATTGGGGCAATATTCCTATGCTATCTATTGCCTCTGTCCCTCTCCCTTCGTGAGGATAAAAACATGTCCACTGCCTATTGGATGCGCTATGCAACCAATATCTATCCCCGTTCTTGTTAATACTCGTTTCATCCACATGCAACACCTCTGACTTGGTGAGTTCTGCTTTGCTTTTCTCCTCAAAGATTTCCAGATATTCGTAGGCTTCCTGATTAAAATTGTACAAGGAACCTTCACTCACCGGCATCGACATCTGCTCTTCAAAATACTCCTGAATCCTCTTGTAGGGTATCAGTTGATACTGTGACATATATACTGCATGCGCCTTCAAATCCGCCCCATACTGCGCCGCCTTTGTTATTCCTTCAGGAAAGGGCGCGATAAATCGGTTCCCCTCCGCGTCCTCTACTATCTCTGCACGATACTCTGTTACCTCCCGTGAAATCTTCATATCAAACACCTGGCGCGCTTCGTAACCCACCACCGTATATTCCCCACGCGGCAACTTCCTTTGGTCTACTTTTATCACTTCCACCTTATCAGGGTTCTCAACCCTTTTCAGCGTCACCCCCTCACGACCCTTTTGTCCACCCGCCTTCCTCTCGCCCTTCGCCTTGCTTTCTCTCTTGCGATTCGGATCACTTGAGGGAGGCTTACTGCTGTTGCGACTGTTACGGTTTAAACGACCAACCAGCAGCGTTATTACTACTACCAATAACTCTACCATGGACCTCATGGCTGGCGACAGCACTTTCTCTTCAGAAAGAAGCTTCTCTACTTTTTGGAGCGTTACCTCTATGTCTATATTGTCTATCGTCAATGAATCCGCCTGTATGATGAGCCACCCATTTATTTACTGCGGCTATTATATCACAGGCTTTTTCATCCTTTTTATTGGCGCTATAAGACACGACAAAAGCACGAATTCCTCTTACCAACACCAGCCTGTCCATGTCTGTGCTCTCTCCTCATGTAGGCTGTACTAACCACCTCTACAGGCCATATATGCCACAAACTAATCCAAACGACTCTCTGTCCCGGATATCCTGTCAAACATATTTTAAAATATTTTCACTGAATAGTTACCCCTTACAAAACTCTGGATCCCTTGTTGTAGGAGTTAAATCATATGCCCCCCCTTCCTATTTCAAAGATGCGAGGACGTATCTTATTTAAATCGGCATCATCTTCATTTAAGATGCCCAGTGTCTGTAACGCAGCAACAAAGACGGAAGTTTGATAGGTGGATCTAAACGGAGGAACATCTCGTTGCCATTTACCAGGAAATTCCAGTCCATAACTCGATGCGGCGATCAGGTTCCTTGTAAAAGGTAATTCTGTGTATGCCAGAGGCGTGCGTCAAGGTCTGTGGTAAAAAAGATGGTGTTAGGAAATTCATTACGAAGCGCTTGCAATATCAGCGTATCCTGACGATACCACTCGTATGGAACTAGACGTTCTTCCCCATTAATCTCTGCTTTAAACGCTCCAATATGTGTTTCATTCCTGGGTTGATATCCGGCAACATGAAGCGCTGAAAGCACGGCATATCGAGTTCTCTGTCGCTCCTCTGCATCTTCTGTATAATGACCATCAGTAATCATAACGGGCATGATCAATACCTTCTTAATATCTTTTTGAGGTATGAATATCTTTGAACAGGGGTCATTGATATTACGAATTGTAAAATCTTGATGTGACACCTTGGCATCTTTTCTATAACTTTCAACGGCTTGAAATGGATCCTGCCACAGACGGGCAAGCACCTTTTCCTCATCTACCTGCCGTTCCATCCACCTGCGATAATTGCAGCAATAAGCAGGGTAATAGAAAATGGAAACGATGCTTGTTGCTCTTGTTGTTCGGTCATAGTTATGGTATTAATTTTTTGAAATAAAAAGGATGCAAAGTTAAATAGCTATTATGTTTGTTCAGCAAAGAATCAAATAGGTGGATAAAAAATTATGCCCCTTTTTTCTTGTCCTAAAAATAAAAAAGCCGTACTGCAATATATTCATAGCAAACATCTTTGGCAGTAAGGCTGTCTTTTTCAAAGCCGTTTGAACGGTTTAAGCGGTTTAAACCGCTTACAAGACCCTGTCCTTTGCGTCCCCTGATCGCTCAGGGTTTGCCCTTATCGTGATGTGAATTTTTCAGTGGAAACAGACAAAGTGTGCCACGTCACACCTTGTTATGTATGGAATTGCGATATCTCCCCAATGCCATCAAGGGGAAATAGTTGCGATACATATGGTATTTTAAATAAAAGACCTTAGGGAAACCCGTTGCGGTAAATTCAACTTCATCCCAGCTTCCGTCTTCTTTTTGTTTCATTAATAAAAATTTTATACCCCTTTCTACTGCATCAGAATGTATCTCACCTGCGGCCATTAAACCCAACAAAGCCCACGCCGTCTGCGAAGGCGTACTTTTGCCAATTGCCTTAAGGAATGGGTCATCATACGATTTTATCGTCTCGCCCCATCCCCCATCGGAATTTTGGACACTTTTCAACCACGCAACGGCCTTTTTGATATACGGCTTGTTCATGTCCTCTCCAACTGCTGCAAGTCCGGCGAGCACAGACCATGTGCCGTAAATATAGTTTGCGCCCCAACGCCCAAACCATGTTCCGTCTTTTTCCTGTTCTTTTTTGAGAAATTCTATCGCCATGCGAATCTGGCCCGAGGTCTTACTAAACCCAATACGACCTAAAAATTCTGTACATCGGGCAGTAACATCGCTCGTACTCGGGTCTAATAATGCATTAAAATCCGCAAACGGTATGTGATTGAGAATAGCTCTGTTATTGTTGCGGTCAAATGCGCCCCAACCTCCATCATCACATTGCATAGCCATAATCCATCGTAATCCACGTAAAACCGATGCCTCCTTGTGGGCAGTTTCAGGCAATGATACCCGCTGTAATGCCATAAGCACGGCCGCACTGTCGTCGGTATCGGGATAAAACTCGTTTGCATATTGGAAATACCAGCCGCTCGGTTCTTCCACCTTGCACTTTAAAGCCCAATCTCCAAAATTCCTGACTTCCTTGCTGATGAGCCATCGCCCTGCTTTTTGTAATGCCGGATCGCTGCCGGGTATCCCCGAGTCATGAAGCGCAATGATTGCCCATGCCGTATCCCAGACAGGCGATACGCATGGTTGTAAATAGAGTTTATTCACTTCGTATACAACCAGGTTTTCTACCTCTTGCAACTGGCTCTTTAATGCGGGGTGGTCATCCGGATATCCAAGGCATTTCATGGCAAAGATCGAGTTGACCATTGCGGGCCATATAGCCCCTAAACCACCGGATTTTTCCACATGGTCCAGCATCCATTTTTCTGCCTTGCGGAGGGCCATCCTTCTGATAAATTTAATGGGTTGCTGTTCATATCTCCTGAAAATACTATCGGCATCAATAAAGAAATTATGCCAGCTCAATCCCGATTGGTCCCGCTTAATACGGTAAACTACCTTTTCGCGCGGGATCAGGTAAAGTTCCTTCAGCATGTCATCCCCTACCGGAATATGCGGCTTTTTAGCTATGGCAATGGAAAGGGGAACAACAATACATCTCGACCAATACGACATCTCGTAGATGCTAAAATAAAAACCCGGTGGAAACAGGATCATTTCGGCCGGAACAGCGGGTACGGCCTGCCAATCAACCTGTCCAAACATGGCAAGATAAATCTTCGTAAAACAGTTGGCCTTCATGATGCCGCCCATCTCAAGGATGCGCTTCCTGGCTTTTTGCATAAAGGGTTCGTTTGCAGAGTATCCTGCCAATTTCAAGGCAAAATAGGCCTTTACCGAAGCGCTGATTTCGCTCGGCCCTCCGTAATAAATATTCCACCCCCCGTCAGAGATCTGATGTTCACAGAGTAGATTCGCTGCCAATCTTTGTTTTTCCTGGTTTACCTTTCCAAGAAAATGCATGAGCATGATGTATTCAGATGTTATGGTAGTATCTGCCTCTAAGATTCCCACCCAATGTCCATCAGACCGGTTTTGATTGCGGAGAAGGTATTGTTGTGCCCTATATATGGTAATGTCTAGGGGATTTTTTGTTGACAACGGAGTATGGAAACCTGCCCCAAGAGGCATACTTTCGAATCTTAATTCATGCTCGGATAATTCAGGAATAGGGTGATTGCCGTTCCCGTTCCCATTTCCGTTGCCGTTGAATTTATGGATACTTGTTTCCAATCGTTCAAAAAAGCTAATTAAGAAATTTCTCATACTTTAGAATCTCCCAAACAACACTCCAATATCAATTTATTATCATTCTAAAATAGTAAGTAGATGATTACCATAAGGTTAAGGAAATACTTTGGCCAACAAAATAACAAATTTAGGAATTAATTGCAAGGAAAACTTACATTGTTACTAAATTTCTTGATAGAAAATACCTTCTGTTATTTTTCTATTGAAACAGGCCAAGGTGTCGACCATCAAGATGAAGTCTCTGTGACCTTTGCGGTATCTGTGGTGGGTTGAATCGGCACAGAAATTCTTTGCTGAGACTGAGATGGAGCAGTATGGATGGTGTATGTCGTGTAAGGAATTTCCCACCCAAATTTATTGCATGTGTTTAATGCAATTTTTTGAATGATTCGGGAAAGTTTATAATAATCTTTTGCAACCTGCCCCGAAAAATCAGCAAGAATTATATAGTCGAGAGATGAATCGCCGACTGCTTTAAATTCCACAGTAAGCTTGATGATGTCATTCCCATAACCTTCGTTTATAAGCCCAGCCTTTATCATTTCTCTCAGTTTATCAGGAATTTCTGTAGTGCTTATTGACTGATACTGGTAATCAATACCAAAGGTAACATTAACGCGAAAATTCCTGGAAATATTCGTTGGATTTTGTTTCAAAAATTCTTCCGTAGGATAAGTTTTATAACTGCCACCGCCGATAATAAGTTGTACAGTCTCGGGAGTCTGTGTAACCACCCTACCCATTGTCCCATCTGCCAGAAGCACCCAATCGTTTTCTTTGCAAGGAAACCAGGGTTCATCCGGATGATATGGGCGCGATCTGATATCTTTCAAATCCCGTATGGGAATCCTGA contains:
- a CDS encoding VWA domain-containing protein, encoding MSNTFTMLFFHYEEYKILIYVLAGLIFLLYLFLYQRKSAWLKAFGQRSLVNRFSKIPKIHRNLLKGTCMSAACCALGMVVLQPKWQTTQDHYEKEGLEIVFVLDVSISMLAEDVKPNRLQRAKMEISRLVQGLEGDRVGLVVFAARAFSLLPYPTNDYERVFLRILNMINENYVRFVPYGTNIGNAFILAMDTFSKENTKKVMILLTDGEEQIITRSQVAEAVKLLLERKDIAIYVVGIGDPKKASPIPKRDKEGNVTGYELTEEEETIYTKPNPVFLREIAEMVGGTYQHDATGNELKHIFAQVIERHKNIVGIKKKNIIKDVSQYFLGGALALLALYFIL
- the mtnA gene encoding S-methyl-5-thioribose-1-phosphate isomerase; the encoded protein is MPLPTIEWEGDVEGRIRLVDQTLLPTELKFVYCEDIKSIWHAIKTLMVRGAPAIGIAAAMGVVLGIKDIRAKDADTFLKELKQVTSYLSTARPTAVNLFWGIARMERVARENKNKSVREIKDALLHEAIRIQNEDKVICRQIGENGAKLIKDGNGILTHCNAGGLATADYGTALAVLFKAKEQGKHIKVYADETRPLLQGARLTAWELVHAGIDVTLICDSMAAHVMKQGKVQCVIVGADRIAANGDTANKIGTYGVSILAKEHGIPFYVAAPVSTFDLSIKSGNDIPIEERSPEEITNGFGRKTAPEGVKVFNPAFDVTPAKNITAIITEKGVITKPSAENIQRLLGTTIS
- the purE gene encoding 5-(carboxyamino)imidazole ribonucleotide mutase encodes the protein MAKKRIGIVMGSDSDLTIMKEAMNILKEFDVDFDVNIISAHRSPERAHSYATEAEEKYDVIIAGAGGAAHLAGVVASLTPIPVIGVPMPTSGLGGLDSLLSMVQMPSGIPVSTMAIGKSGAMNAAILAIQIVSLSDPKIRQKMVLYKKKLSDDVAKKDKEARTELGLL
- the hpnH gene encoding adenosyl-hopene transferase HpnH, yielding MRVSLSLGSSLTKYLIKNKFLSRERFPLVLMLEITHLCNLACEGCGRIREYRETMREMLSPEECIQAVEECPAPVVSVTGGEPLMHPEIDKIIRGILDKKRHIYLCTNGILLADAIKKLKPSKYFNINVHIDGLAETHDAIAGKGVFDRATRAIREAKRAGFNVCTNTTIYKNTSEDEIEELFSFLEGLGVDGMLVSPGFSFEHNENEVFLCRNEIQERFGFIYGISKKYKILNSPLYLKFLKGERYLRCTPWGNPTRNYLGWKSPCYLITDTHYKTFAEYMENTDWEKYQEGNDPRCENCMMHCGFEPTVVLEGGKRLSDIIEMAKWSFS
- the tnpC gene encoding IS66 family transposase yields the protein MTIDNIDIEVTLQKVEKLLSEEKVLSPAMRSMVELLVVVITLLVGRLNRNSRNSSKPPSSDPNRKRESKAKGERKAGGQKGREGVTLKRVENPDKVEVIKVDQRKLPRGEYTVVGYEARQVFDMKISREVTEYRAEIVEDAEGNRFIAPFPEGITKAAQYGADLKAHAVYMSQYQLIPYKRIQEYFEEQMSMPVSEGSLYNFNQEAYEYLEIFEEKSKAELTKSEVLHVDETSINKNGDRYWLHSASNRQWTCFYPHEGRGTEAIDSIGILPQFRGILCHDHLKAYYTYPCTHALCNAHHLRELEGVWEEDNKQQWAKEMKALLEEINRATCDAGGMLGADESEKYRHRYRVILQNAEAESPPPDETNRKGKRGRVKRTKARNLLERLRKYEDDVLRFMDNKNVPFTNNLAENDIRMTKVQQKISGCFRSLEGARIFCRIRSYLSTCRKQGVNLRQALKMLFHGELPDFVRS
- the shc gene encoding squalene--hopene cyclase, whose amino-acid sequence is MRNFLISFFERLETSIHKFNGNGNGNGNGNHPIPELSEHELRFESMPLGAGFHTPLSTKNPLDITIYRAQQYLLRNQNRSDGHWVGILEADTTITSEYIMLMHFLGKVNQEKQRLAANLLCEHQISDGGWNIYYGGPSEISASVKAYFALKLAGYSANEPFMQKARKRILEMGGIMKANCFTKIYLAMFGQVDWQAVPAVPAEMILFPPGFYFSIYEMSYWSRCIVVPLSIAIAKKPHIPVGDDMLKELYLIPREKVVYRIKRDQSGLSWHNFFIDADSIFRRYEQQPIKFIRRMALRKAEKWMLDHVEKSGGLGAIWPAMVNSIFAMKCLGYPDDHPALKSQLQEVENLVVYEVNKLYLQPCVSPVWDTAWAIIALHDSGIPGSDPALQKAGRWLISKEVRNFGDWALKCKVEEPSGWYFQYANEFYPDTDDSAAVLMALQRVSLPETAHKEASVLRGLRWIMAMQCDDGGWGAFDRNNNRAILNHIPFADFNALLDPSTSDVTARCTEFLGRIGFSKTSGQIRMAIEFLKKEQEKDGTWFGRWGANYIYGTWSVLAGLAAVGEDMNKPYIKKAVAWLKSVQNSDGGWGETIKSYDDPFLKAIGKSTPSQTAWALLGLMAAGEIHSDAVERGIKFLLMKQKEDGSWDEVEFTATGFPKVFYLKYHMYRNYFPLMALGRYRNSIHNKV